The following coding sequences lie in one Rutidosis leptorrhynchoides isolate AG116_Rl617_1_P2 chromosome 6, CSIRO_AGI_Rlap_v1, whole genome shotgun sequence genomic window:
- the LOC139855001 gene encoding uncharacterized protein, producing MNWLMEVERALEACQCEPELRVMYACRLLKGRAMVWWNALTSSIPKENVKQITWEQFQWKVSEQYCSSFDLNRLKTEFLEMRMTPHMSIDEVIGQFMDKLKFVSQWVPDETSRIQHFVNVIFPEYRMSVRMTTSLSQAFVIARMVESDLKAARGMMTGSVMTPSGQTGGQSSGKSKKSVGFRQKSKSRQSGSGSGSEATRRCLGCGAVGHESQRCSFPGNMCWSCHQPGHRAISFPSKSVSFRVGQVRVQHQLEGLLPRVGRRGRTLPQQRPEIFRYFCAELNLPATVLPEPVRVEVGDGKITPITTFVTGVSIDIEGKSFPMTYLVLPIPNSKKEKKAIADILVVSEFPEVFPDELPGLPPIREVEYKIELVPGATPVAKAPYRLAPLEIREMMSQIQELLDCGFIRPSSSP from the exons ATGAATTGGTTAATGGAGGTTGAAAGGGCTTTGGAAGCCTGTCAATGTGAACCGGAGTTGCGGGTTATGTATGCTTGTAGATTGCTAAAGGGTAGAGCTATGGTTTGGTGGAATGCATTGACATCAAGTATTCCAAAGGAGAATGTTAAgcagattacttgggaacaatttcaaTGGAAGGTTAGTGAACAGTATTGTTCTTCGTTCGATCTTAACCGATTGAAGACTGAGTTTTTAGAAATGAGAATGACGCCTCATATGTCCATTGATGAAGTGATTGGTCAGTTTATGGATAAGTTGAAATTTGTATCTCAGTGGGTACCAGATGAAACATCAAggattcaacattttgttaatgtGATCTTTCCAGAATACAGAATGTCAGTAAGGATGACGACTAGTTTGTCTCAGGCCTTTGTTATAGCCAGAATGGTGGAAAGTGATTTGAAAGCGGCACGAGGAATGATGACAGGGAGTGTGATGACTCCGAGTGGTCAAACGGGTGGTCAATCCAGTGGTAAGTCAAAGAAATCAGTTGGGTTTAGACAGAAAAGTAAGAGTCGACAGAGTGGTTCAGGGTCTGGATCAG AGGCTACCAGAAGGTGTTTGGGATGTGGTGCAGTAGGACATGAGTCCCAAAGGTGTTCGTTTCCAGGAAAtatgtgttggagttgtcatcaaccAGGGCATCGTGCTATAAGTTTTCCGTCTAAGAGCGTGAGTTTCAGGGTAGGTCAGGTGCGCGTTCAGCATCAGTTGGAGGgtctactgcctcgagtgggcagaagaggaagaaccctcccacAGCAGAGGCCAGAgattttcagat ACTTTTGTGCTGAATTGAatttacctgctactgtgctgcctgaACCGGTTAGAGTAGAGGTAGGTGATGGAAAGATCACACCCATCACAACGTTTGTGACTGGGGTTAGTATTGATATTGAAGGAAAGTCATTTCCTATGACTTATTTAGTGTTACCCattccta atagtaagaaagaaaagaaagcgaTAGCCGATATTCTGGTAGTTTCAGAGTTTCCGGAAGTGTTTCCAGACGAGTTACCAGGGTTACCGCcaataagagaagtagagtataagattgaattggttcctggagCCACTCCAGTTGCCAAAGCCCCGTATCGTTTAGCGCCTTTagaaattcgtgaaatgatgtcacaaatTCAGGAGCTATTGGATTGTGggtttattagaccgagttcttctcCTTAG